From a single Anomaloglossus baeobatrachus isolate aAnoBae1 chromosome 4, aAnoBae1.hap1, whole genome shotgun sequence genomic region:
- the LOC142302874 gene encoding olfactory receptor 5G9-like has product MWCWHNFVKERNVTAVTEFFLIGFEGSQDLRVFLFFLLMVAYSGTICGNLLIITLVSSNKNLHTPMYFFISQLSISDILLTTDIVPNILHILLNNGGKISFFRCMIQFYFFCVSITFECLLLAVMSYDRYVAICNPLRYASIMTSAQCVKLAAMCWMVGFTIILSDTISISMLRFCGSNVINHLFCDLVPLLAISCSDVFIIQLELYILSFPGAIIPSTVIILSYINIVSTILRISSSTGRQKAFSTCSSHLTVVSIFYWTLLSVYVFPTQEKSSTTGKVLSLLYTVLTPFINPIIYSLRNKDIKKAVQKTRWKQILNFP; this is encoded by the coding sequence gagcgcaatgtgactgcagtcacTGAATTTTTCCTCATCGGATTTGAAGGAAGTCAAGATTTACGAGTGTTCCTGTTCTTTCTTCTCATGGTGGCTTATAGTGGGACAATATGTGGAAACCTTCTGATCATCACCCTGGTGTCCTCCAACAAGAACCTCCACACTCCGATGTACTTCTTCATCTCACAACTGTCCATCAGTGACATCTTGTTGACCACAGATATTGTCCCCAACATTCTCCACATATTACTGAATAATGGAGGAAAAATTAGTTTTTTTAGATGTATGATTCAGTTCTATTTTTTCTGTGTATCTATAACATTTGAATGTCTTCTCCTCGCTGTGATGTCATATGACCGATATGTGGCCATCTGTAATCCTCTCCGCTATgcatccattatgacatcagctcAATGTGTGAAGTTGGCCGCCATGTGTTGGATGGTCGGATTTACGATTATATTGTCTGATACCATATCAATATCAATGCTGAGGTTCTGTGGGTCAAATGTCATTAATCATTTGTTCTGTGATCTTGTTCCTTTACTGGCAATTTCTTGCTCAGATGTATTTATTATTCAACTGGAGTTATATATTCTAAGCTTTCCTGGCGCTATTATTCCAAGCACAGTAATAATTTTATCTTATATAAATATTGTTTCCACTATTCTAAGAATCTCATCCAGCACCGGTAGacagaaagccttctccacctgcagctcccacctcaccGTGGTCTCCATATTCTACTGGACGCTATTAAGTGTTTACGTTTTCCCAACACAAGAGAAGTCATCGACTACCGGTAAAGTCCTATCACTGCTATATACTGTGCTTACTCCTTTTATCAACCCCATTATATACAGCCTGAGAAATAAAGATATTAAGAAAGCCGTACAGAAAACAAGGTGGAAACAAATTCTTAATTTTCCTTGA